A genomic region of Mesobacillus jeotgali contains the following coding sequences:
- a CDS encoding group-specific protein, translated as MQEHYHSGFEMEVNAPHSLNYLMTIQNIYVNSKNKDNERPSFPYVDSSNWGLLEENFEETFVEVWKEAVNKNSIDHMYDHNGVLQIDKDLYRKLFKNNQSGSFGYSESVKFFLAWWDGFHGKIAIEAVFDHDKMEKVYKELGSSIKIDKRLRIHLVYDKTVLPGRSERSWYAVVPIEDVFITKNRPELLTKLLKCCEDI; from the coding sequence ATGCAAGAACATTACCATAGTGGGTTTGAAATGGAAGTCAATGCACCTCACTCATTAAATTATTTAATGACTATTCAAAACATATATGTAAACAGCAAAAATAAAGATAACGAAAGACCTTCGTTTCCATATGTTGATAGTTCAAATTGGGGGCTTCTAGAGGAAAATTTTGAAGAGACCTTTGTTGAAGTTTGGAAAGAAGCAGTCAATAAAAATTCCATAGATCATATGTATGACCATAATGGAGTACTACAGATTGATAAAGACCTATATCGAAAGTTGTTTAAGAACAATCAGAGTGGTTCATTCGGCTACTCAGAAAGTGTAAAGTTCTTTTTAGCATGGTGGGACGGGTTTCATGGAAAGATCGCCATTGAGGCAGTGTTTGATCATGACAAAATGGAGAAGGTCTATAAAGAGTTAGGTTCATCGATAAAAATCGATAAACGCTTAAGAATCCATTTGGTCTATGACAAAACCGTGTTACCTGGCAGAAGTGAACGTTCATGGTATGCAGTGGTGCCTATCGAAGATGTGTTTATAACTAAAAATCGACCAGAGTTGCTAACAAAGCTATTAAAATGTTGTGAGGATATATAG
- a CDS encoding DUF2200 domain-containing protein — translation MSKHKIYTMSFASVYPHYVNKAERKGRSKAEVDEIITWLTGYSQEELEAILEKQTDFETFFAEAPQMNPSRNLVKGVVCGVRVEDIEEPTMREIRYLDKLIDELAKGKKMEKILRK, via the coding sequence TTGAGCAAACATAAAATCTATACAATGAGTTTTGCAAGTGTCTATCCACATTACGTAAATAAGGCGGAAAGAAAAGGACGTAGTAAAGCAGAAGTCGATGAAATCATCACCTGGCTGACAGGGTATAGCCAGGAAGAGTTAGAAGCAATACTGGAAAAGCAGACAGACTTTGAGACCTTCTTCGCAGAAGCTCCTCAAATGAATCCTTCGAGGAACTTAGTAAAAGGTGTAGTATGTGGAGTCCGAGTAGAAGACATCGAAGAACCAACCATGAGGGAAATTCGTTACCTCGACAAGCTGATTGATGAGCTGGCAAAGGGAAAAAAGATGGAGAAGATTTTAAGGAAATAA
- the ggt gene encoding gamma-glutamyltransferase, which produces MKNFLRTGLFALLSILLLSGTMPAAGLAKKPQFSYDQYSQVDVGKDGMVATAHPLASEIGAEVLRKGGNAIDASVAIQFALNVVEPMMSGIGGGGFMMVYDGKTKETTIVNSRERAPEGATPDMFLDENGKPIPFSERSTGGTAVGVPGTLKGLETALEMWGTRPLQQLIGPSIKLADKGFPIDSVLADAIADNQDKLSRSAAGEVFLPDGKPLQEGDVLVQDDLAKTFKLIRSHGADALYKGEVAEAVADVVNDFGGSMTPEDLAKYDVTVDEPVWGDYQGYEIASMPPPSSGGVFLLQMLKILDDFNLSQYDVRSTEKYHLLAEAMHLAYADRAAYAGDPEFVNVPVNGLLHPDYIKERQELISLDPVNQSPTAGDPWKYENSEANFTPTSQPNDRKYGETTHFTVADKWGNVVSYTTTIEQVFGTGIMVPGYGFMLNNELTDFDAVPGGANEVQPNKRPLSSMTPTIVFENGEPVLTVGSPGGPTIITSVLQTIIHAIEYDMELKEAVEEPRIYTNNLNSYRYEDGISADTLSELNAMGHKFGPNPTTIGNVQSILIDRENGTFKGVADSSRNGAAIGVDLKGNRK; this is translated from the coding sequence ATGAAAAACTTCTTACGTACCGGGCTGTTTGCATTGCTCAGTATTTTGTTGCTGTCCGGCACAATGCCTGCAGCAGGACTGGCTAAAAAACCCCAATTCAGCTACGACCAGTACAGCCAGGTGGATGTGGGCAAGGATGGAATGGTAGCAACAGCCCACCCGCTAGCATCAGAAATCGGCGCTGAGGTTCTGCGCAAGGGCGGGAACGCGATTGATGCTTCCGTTGCCATCCAGTTTGCGCTGAATGTAGTAGAACCGATGATGTCCGGAATCGGCGGCGGTGGTTTCATGATGGTTTATGATGGAAAAACAAAGGAAACCACAATCGTGAACAGCCGTGAGCGTGCTCCTGAGGGCGCGACGCCAGACATGTTCCTGGATGAAAACGGGAAGCCAATTCCTTTTTCAGAACGGTCAACCGGGGGTACGGCAGTAGGAGTGCCCGGCACACTTAAAGGGCTAGAAACAGCTCTTGAAATGTGGGGAACACGTCCACTACAGCAGCTGATTGGGCCATCCATTAAGCTAGCAGACAAGGGGTTCCCAATTGACTCAGTGCTTGCAGACGCGATTGCCGATAATCAGGACAAGTTATCAAGATCAGCAGCAGGTGAGGTTTTCCTCCCTGACGGAAAGCCGCTTCAGGAGGGAGATGTCCTTGTTCAGGACGACCTGGCTAAAACCTTCAAGCTTATCCGTTCACATGGTGCTGATGCGCTATATAAAGGAGAGGTTGCAGAAGCAGTTGCAGATGTTGTCAATGATTTCGGTGGATCGATGACTCCTGAAGATTTGGCAAAGTATGATGTAACAGTTGATGAGCCGGTTTGGGGAGACTATCAGGGCTACGAGATTGCCAGCATGCCTCCGCCAAGCTCAGGCGGTGTCTTCCTGTTGCAAATGCTGAAAATACTGGACGATTTCAATCTGTCCCAATATGATGTCAGATCCACTGAGAAATATCATCTCCTGGCCGAAGCCATGCATCTTGCCTATGCTGACCGAGCTGCATACGCTGGGGATCCTGAATTCGTCAATGTTCCTGTGAATGGATTGCTCCACCCTGATTACATCAAGGAGCGCCAGGAACTGATCAGCTTGGATCCTGTTAATCAGTCTCCAACAGCAGGTGACCCTTGGAAGTATGAAAATTCTGAGGCGAACTTTACACCAACAAGCCAGCCAAATGACAGGAAGTATGGAGAAACAACTCACTTTACTGTTGCTGACAAATGGGGAAATGTTGTTTCCTATACAACAACAATTGAACAGGTTTTCGGAACGGGCATTATGGTGCCTGGGTATGGCTTCATGCTGAACAATGAACTGACTGACTTTGATGCAGTACCTGGCGGTGCGAATGAAGTTCAGCCGAACAAACGTCCTTTAAGCAGCATGACACCGACCATTGTTTTTGAAAACGGTGAACCAGTCTTGACGGTTGGATCTCCTGGAGGCCCGACCATCATTACCTCCGTGCTGCAGACCATTATCCATGCCATCGAGTATGATATGGAGCTTAAGGAAGCAGTTGAGGAGCCAAGAATATATACCAACAATCTTAATTCTTACCGTTATGAAGACGGTATCAGCGCTGACACGCTGAGCGAACTGAATGCCATGGGCCATAAATTTGGTCCAAATCCGACAACCATCGGCAATGTCCAAAGCATCCTGATCGACCGAGAAAATGGCACTTTTAAGGGAGTCGCCGATTCAAGCAGAAATGGCGCGGCTATTGGAGTTGATCTAAAAGGCAACCGAAAATAA
- the trhA gene encoding PAQR family membrane homeostasis protein TrhA, giving the protein MANVHIFTKREEIANAVIHGIGGLLSIAALVILIVFASLYGTAWHVVSFTLFGVTMVLLYTSSTLVHSFPPGRAKDFFEIMDHSSIYFFIAGTYTPFLFIAVKGALGWTLFGVVWGLSIAGTVFKSLFVKRFLHTSTVLYVVMGWLIVFAWGPLTENVSSQGLIFLVIGGVLYTVGAIFYVWRGFHYHHAIWHVFVLAGSIMHFFAVLSLLP; this is encoded by the coding sequence ATGGCCAATGTACATATCTTTACGAAGAGAGAAGAAATCGCAAACGCGGTCATCCATGGAATCGGGGGGTTATTAAGCATCGCAGCCCTTGTCATCCTGATCGTGTTCGCTTCCCTGTACGGGACAGCCTGGCATGTCGTGAGTTTCACCTTGTTCGGTGTTACCATGGTACTGCTATACACATCTTCAACTCTCGTCCACAGCTTCCCACCCGGCAGAGCAAAGGACTTTTTCGAAATCATGGACCACTCATCCATCTATTTCTTTATTGCCGGTACCTACACACCGTTCCTTTTCATTGCAGTAAAAGGGGCATTAGGATGGACTCTGTTCGGGGTCGTCTGGGGACTATCCATCGCAGGAACAGTCTTCAAATCGCTGTTCGTCAAACGCTTCTTGCATACATCCACAGTATTATATGTCGTGATGGGCTGGCTGATCGTATTTGCCTGGGGACCACTGACAGAGAATGTATCCTCACAAGGACTGATATTCCTGGTAATTGGAGGTGTCCTGTATACAGTAGGAGCCATCTTTTACGTCTGGCGCGGGTTCCATTACCACCATGCGATTTGGCATGTGTTTGTATTAGCTGGATCGATCATGCACTTTTTTGCGGTTTTGAGTTTGTTGCCATGA